The following coding sequences lie in one Polynucleobacter necessarius genomic window:
- a CDS encoding AMP-binding protein → MAAWHSLTQADIVLSSLPIYHINGQVISTITPFVSGGSVVAPHSFSVSSWWNLAIQYRCTWINMVPTIIAYLINAAKSGGALPSREELKSIRFGRSAFAPLPPEHHCEFESLFGITVIEGMGMTESASRSFVILMDESRRYGGPGQPCGVEAKVIDPDGNLLGNNTVGEICLRGGNVLNAYYKAKAETAKAFDSEGWLKTGDLGMRDDDGFYFIAGRLKELIIKGGENIAPREIDEAILKHPGVLDAAAVGIPDANYGQEIMVCIVLKRKCAHSVSRNSENSERPRSFYLWKIYHADLRVRYSVSSYWM, encoded by the coding sequence ATGGCAGCATGGCATTCATTAACCCAAGCAGATATTGTTCTGAGTTCATTACCGATTTACCACATCAATGGGCAAGTGATTTCTACAATCACTCCTTTCGTATCAGGCGGGTCTGTAGTAGCCCCTCATTCCTTCTCTGTTTCAAGTTGGTGGAATTTGGCAATTCAGTATCGATGTACTTGGATCAATATGGTGCCGACCATCATTGCGTATTTAATTAATGCCGCAAAGAGCGGAGGTGCATTACCAAGTCGTGAAGAACTAAAGTCAATTCGTTTTGGAAGATCCGCCTTTGCGCCTTTGCCGCCTGAGCATCATTGCGAGTTTGAGAGTCTCTTTGGAATCACCGTGATAGAAGGCATGGGAATGACAGAGTCAGCCTCAAGGTCTTTTGTAATCCTCATGGACGAAAGCAGACGCTACGGTGGTCCTGGCCAACCTTGTGGTGTAGAGGCTAAGGTTATTGATCCCGATGGCAACCTTCTTGGTAACAATACCGTGGGTGAAATTTGTCTGCGTGGTGGGAATGTACTCAACGCTTATTACAAAGCAAAGGCAGAGACTGCCAAAGCCTTTGATAGCGAGGGATGGTTAAAGACTGGCGATCTGGGTATGCGTGATGATGATGGTTTTTATTTCATTGCCGGCCGCCTCAAAGAGCTCATTATCAAAGGCGGAGAAAACATTGCACCTCGTGAAATCGATGAAGCGATATTAAAACATCCTGGAGTATTGGATGCCGCAGCGGTTGGTATTCCTGATGCAAACTATGGACAAGAAATTATGGTTTGTATTGTTCTGAAGAGGAAATGTGCGCATTCTGTATCAAGGAACTCGGAAAATTCAGAACGCCCAAGATCATTCTATTTATGGAAGATCTACCACGCGGACCTTCGGGTAAGGTACAGCGTCTCAAGTTATTGGATGTAG
- a CDS encoding AMP-binding protein — protein MMTASCKSLGEVLSYWEKVQPEKPFLFAPEISTALTYRQLAKEARHFANWLEQESISAKGHIGLFMQNGRQTSTVFLATMASGRVITSLNLLAPTAINLLGC, from the coding sequence ATGATGACTGCTTCATGCAAGAGTTTGGGTGAGGTGCTTTCGTATTGGGAGAAGGTTCAGCCTGAAAAACCATTTCTATTTGCTCCTGAAATTAGCACTGCCCTAACTTATAGGCAGCTCGCCAAGGAAGCGCGTCATTTTGCAAACTGGTTGGAGCAAGAGAGTATTAGTGCAAAGGGTCATATTGGCCTCTTTATGCAAAACGGGCGCCAAACTAGTACAGTATTTTTGGCAACCATGGCCTCTGGGCGAGTGATTACCTCTTTAAACCTATTGGCGCCGACCGCGATCAACTTGCTTGGGTGTTAG